From a region of the Phaseolus vulgaris cultivar G19833 chromosome 6, P. vulgaris v2.0, whole genome shotgun sequence genome:
- the LOC137833264 gene encoding uncharacterized protein yields the protein MPFSLEYGSDSMIPVEIQENSPRFQNFVVEESNEERKVNLDLLDEVREEARIKVEALKMRVEYKYSSKLRPRQFQVTDLVMRKAHPYQLENKLSHKWTGPFRVTEALGNGAYRLETLESGAIPRTWNATKLKFYFS from the coding sequence ATGCCATTCAGCTTGGAGTATGGTTCGGACTCTATGAtcccagtagaaatccaggaaaactcaccacgtttccagaacttcgtggttgaggagtcgaacgaggaaagaaaggtgaacttggacctactggatgaagtgagggaggaagcaaggattAAAGTTGAAGCCTTGAAAAtgagggtggagtacaagtacagctctaagctgagacctcggcagttccaggTCACCGACTTGgtaatgaggaaggcccacccgtACCAGTTAGAAAACAAGCTATCTCacaagtggactggtcctttcagAGTAACGGAGGCCCTcgggaatggagcatacaggctcgAGACATTAGAATCTGGCGCGatccctcgcacttggaacgcgaCCAAACTGAAGTTTTACTTTAGTTAA
- the LOC137833265 gene encoding uncharacterized protein, producing MTDLPIRKVLQKPDVAGRMAQWAVELSEFDIHCEPRGPIKGQIYANFVVELSSIATHQEGADFRWVLSVDGSSNQQGSGAGVILEGPDGLLIEQALRFAFKASNNQAEYEALIAGMLLAKEIGANGLLAKSDSLLVTDQVAGEYQAKNPQMAAYLGYVQILKESFEVFELVHVPKEQNVQADLLAKLVSSGKGAGRGW from the coding sequence ATGACAGACCTTCCAATCCGCAAGGTCTTGCAAAAACCAGATGTAGCGGGGAGAATGGCACaatgggcggtggaactgtctgAATTCGACATACACTGCGAACCTAGAGGCCCCATCAAGGGCCAGATCTATGCCAACTTCGTAGTGGAACTCTCCTCGATAGCCACACACCAAGAAGGGGCAGATTTCAGGTGGGTACTCTCTGTAgatggttcctcaaaccaacaaggcAGTGGAGCAGGTGTTATCTTGGAGGGACCGGATGGgttgctgattgagcaggccctacggttcgctttcaaggccagcaacaaccaggcagagtatgaggccctaATCGCGGGAAtgttgttggctaaggagattgGAGCAAATGGGTTGTTGGCAAAGAGCGATTCCTTGTTAGTGACAGACCAAGTTGCGGGGGAATACCAAGCTAAAAACCCTCAGATGGCCGCATACCTGGGATATGTCCAAATCCTGAAGGAGTCGTTCGAAGTATTCGAGTTAGTCCACGTGCCCAAAGAACAGAATGTCcaagctgacttgcttgcaaagctcgtcagttcgggcaagggggcaGGTAGAGGATGGTGA